From the Lysinibacillus fusiformis genome, the window CAACACAATGATCACCTACTAGTTGATTATTCAGAGTTATGTGGAATAATCGATAATTATTCATCTTTTATAATAAATCGTGACAATGAAAAACTATGGGATAATTTAGAGCAAACAAGCGAAATTGTATCATTAGTTGAGAATCTAATAAATAACGCTTCTGTTTGTGTGCAAATCATGGAAAAATATCGAGCTCAACTAGTAACCTGTGAAAAAGAGGAGATCACTGATTATTTTCGAAATATAGAAGATTGCATTGAAAAGGAATTTGGAGGTTTTCAAATTACCAGTCAATCGAAGGTGCTGTTGGTGGGATCTGGCCCTTTTCCTATAACCTTATTAAGAATTGCGGAACGAACAGGCGCAGACGTTTTTGGGATTGATATTGATAATGAAGCGATTCAATTGGGAAAACATGTAGTCAATAATTTAGGAAGTCATTTATCCATTGAAATAGAAAAGAAGACAGTAGGGGAACTTGCAGTGATTAATCAAATTAGCCATATCATATTTAGTTCCACTGTTAGCTGTAAATATGACATATTAGATCAACTATATGATGTCACAAATAAAGATGTGCTGATTGCGATGCGTTATGGAAATGGATTAAAGTCTCTTTTTAATTATCCCATGCAGAGGGTAGACGAAACCAAATGGCATATAATAGAAGAAGTTATGCACCCTCAACGTGTATTTGATGTTATTTTATATCAAAAAGTACTATAGATGAGGAGAGGAATATGGCTTATTTTAACAATGTTTTATTGCTAGGAACAGGGCCAACAGTAATTCAATTAGCTGTGAATTTCAAAAAAATTTTAAACAGTAAGGTAGCTATTGCTGGTCGAGAATCTTTACGCTCCAATCTATTCTTCGAAGCTATCATTCAGCATCACCTGGCACTTAAGGTATCTATACAAAATACACAACATCAGCCTGTAGCGGGAGAATGTACAATTGATACATTTTTTAAGGGTTATGATACAATTTGTGGAAATTGGGATACGGTTATACTTAGTGTTACCACAGATGCATATCTATCTGTACTCGCACAAATCGATACCAAAGTGCTAAAGGAGGCTAGATGTTTTATATTAGTTTCCCCTACATTTGGTTCTAGTCATTTAATAACTAATTTCTTAAAGAATATAGCTCCTCAGGCAGAGGTAATTAGTTTTTCAACCTATTATGGAGATACGAGATGGATAGGTGGAATTCCATCAAATGAGGTATTCACAACAGGTGTGAAGAAAAAAGTATATATTGGTTCAACTTACTCGAAATCAGATAGACTAGAAATTTTAACTGAACTATTTCATCATCTGGGGATTAGTCTGAAAAAGGTAGCATCTCCTCTTGAGGCAGAAACAAGAAATATATCTTTGTACGTGCATCCTCCTTTATTTATGAATGATTTTTCATTACAAGCGATTTTTAATGAAAAGACAATGACAAAGTATGTGTATAAACTCTATCCGGAGGGTCCCATTACTTATACAATGATTCATCAATTATTAAATTATTGGAAAGAAATGATGGCAATCGTCAGTCAATTCGATATTCAATCTCTAAATCTATTGAAGTTTATGGTAGATGATAATTATCCATTGCTGCCAGCAAGTATAGCCAGACAAGACATAGAGAATTTTAATAAACTTGAGTCCATTCATCAAGAATACCTTCTCTATATTCGTTATGCATCCTTATTAATTGATCCATTTTCTAAGCCAAATCAAGAAGGAAGATATTTTGATTTTTCGGCAGTTCCTATTAGAAAAATTTTTAAAAATCACGACGGTGAATGGGATATTCCGAGAATGCCAAAAGAGGACTACTATCGTGTAAAAATCATTCAAGGGATTGCTAAGGCCCTGAAGTCAAAGAGTCCAACGCTTGATCATTTTGTACAAACATATGAAGATAAACTGCTACAAGTAGTAACTGTATCTGAGAATCAAAGGTTTTCAGAAGCCTTCCAAGTAAAATCCTTTTCACAAGAAATAGAGATGATTTGCAAGGAATTAAGAGGCCAAAAGATAGAGAAGTGAAAAATATAAAATGAGTGTGGTTGACGGACCTTTCAGAGAATCTTTCAAAAGGGGTCAGTATCCAGCTTTTCACGCGTAGATTAAGAGGCTCTAATTTTAATTGACAATGATAATCGTTATCGATAAGGTAGGGATAGGCGAGAGCCGTCATCCCTACCTTTTCACATTTTTGGTATAAATAGATGAAAACTATAGGTCTATCCTACGACCGAGGACCACACCTTGAAAATCGATCCTACACTTTAATGTCTTTTGGCTGAAGCAGTAACTTATTGAAAGATATGTGCTATTTACCGTAGGACAAATCCTGGTATTACAAGCAAACTATTATTGAAATGAGGTATACAAGATGAATATCGACGTAAATCAGCTAGCAGAGCATTTAGCACACACGCCTTTTCAAGTAGAGGGAATATATCGATATGCTAGAAATACAGGTGTGCCTCACGCTGACCATACAGATTCTTTTCCTGGATTTGTTTTTCCCCTTACAGGAAAAATAGAATTTCAATTTAATGGCACGCCTTATATCTTTTCGCCAGGAAAAGTGGTGCATGGGGGTGCAAAAATGAAACTAAATCAAAAAAATTTTGGAGATAAAAATTGGGAATATATTCTTGTCCTGTATAGGATATGGAACACAGAATTAGCAGAGACAAGCTTTTCTCATCAGCATTTTGAATTACCGATAGGACAATCTCCTCGTCTAATCGAATTAATTATGCGTCTATGGCATGTATATAATCAGCGTGGAGGCATTTCGAAGTTTCAGACAGAAATGCTATTTCGCGATGTACTCAATGAAGCCTTATTATGTGTTGTTAATAGGCAAAATAGCTGTGAATCACACACTCTATTCGAACAGGTAACTACTTATATTCATGAAAACTATTATCAAAGCCTTTCCATTAACTCGCTTGCCGAACAATATAACGTTAATCGAAATCGACTATCTTATATATTTCGAAAACATGCAGGGATGGGACCAGCAGAATATTTATTAAACTATCGAATAAACAGGGCGCAAAAAATACTGTTTACAAGTAATGTGCCTGTACAACAAATTGCGGAAACGGTTGGAATTGCTGACCCTTTTTATTTTAGTAGAGTATTCAAGAAGCAAGTTGGTATCTCTCCTACTGAATATCGAGAGAAGTTCATCAATAATCCATGCTAAGTTCAATAAGCATCCATTCTCTGTCAAATATGACTTTACTATACTAAGGATATATCAGAGATCATATGTTGGAGGAATTTCGGATGCAAAAGATTAAAGGACTGTTATTTTCAATGCTAGTACTAGCAGTTATATTGGGAGGTTGTAATAAATCGCCTGCTGAAAATAAGGCGTTAACTACAGAAGACACATCTTCATCAGCAGTTATTATAGAAGCAACAGATTGGCCGAGAACCATTAAGGATGCCTTAGGGAAAGAATTTGTGATCGAGAAAAAACCAGAAAAAGTGGCTTCTTTATGGTATTTTTACCCTGAAATTTTAGTTGCATTAGGTGAACCTCCTGCAGCTTCTACTGATAAAGACTATCTATCTTCTTTGTCTTATTTAAAAGGGAAGCTAGATTCAACAGAAGAATTAGGTGATAAATTGTCTCCTAGTATTGAAAAAACCCTATCGATTGGCCCTGATTACATTTTAGCAACAGAACATCACGAAAAGTTGTATGAATCACTAGAAAAAATCGCCCCAGTCATTACGTTGAAATCTCAGGACATCTACGAAGACTGGCAATATGGACTTCGTACAGTAGCCCAGATTATCGGAAAAGACGATGAGGCGGAAAAAGTAATTGATAAAATGATGAAAGATATCTCAACAGGACGTGAAGCATTAAAGTCCATTCAAGGAGAGTCTGTTGCCCTTATTTTGTCTTGGGATGGAAAAACTTTTAATGTTCTTGGTGAAGAGAACCCTGTTTATACACTTACTTTTGATAAAGAAAGGGGCTTGGGTCTAACACCAGATGATACATTTAAGGGGAATAATAATCAATTCGCTGCATTTGAAGGAATCTCAACTATTCAAGCAGACCATATTTTCCTTATCGGTGACATTACAAAAAAGGAAACTTTAATGAGCGAGTTAAATCAAAGCAATGTCTGGAATAATATGAATGCCGTAAAAAAAGGAAATATTCATTTGATGGATACTTCCGCTATTACGGGAGGTCCATTAGCTATCGAATACGCTTTGCAAAATATAACAGAAGCCTTGCAAAAGAACGAATAATAGGAAGCACCTTTTCCAAAAAGTAAATAAGGAGAGATGAATATGCAAGATCAAGTTATCAATATAAATGAGGAACAATCTGAATTAAAGGAGCTTTGGTCACCGAAAGTCATTGGTGAAATACACGATTTTCAATTCAAAGTGGTTAAGATTGCTGGTGACTTTATTTGGCATGAGCATCAAGGTGCCGATAAAGTATTTATTGTGCTCGAAGGAGAGATGTTCATTGCTTTTCGCGATGGCCAGGTGAAAATATCCAAAGGGGAGATGTTTATTGTGCCTGGAGGAGCTGAACACATGCCTTTTGCAGAAAAGGAATGCCATATTATGCTGGTAGAGCCTAAAGTTGCAGTAAATACAATCGATATTGAGGCTAAATAACCAACAGTAAATACTACTGAGCTTATAAAATGGAGGAGACCGTTTATATTATTTAAACGGTCTCCTTCAGCCTCTTAGAGAGAACGTATAAATAGTGCACATGATAGCCGTCATCATACTGTATCCTTATATATTTTTTTATATTAATTCATTACGAATAATATATTATTCATATGAAAACAGGATCCTTATAATAAAGATATCACGTATAAAGGGAGGATCTACAATGGAGTTTAGTAAACTTGGCAATAGTGGTTTATCAGTTAGCAAGATTGCCTATGGAAACTGGATAAATCATGGTGGTAAAGTAGATGAGGATACTGCAAATGCATGTGTTCATGCAGCACTGGATGTCGGTATCACAACATTCGATACGGCTGATGTTTATTCTGACACGAAAGCTGAAGAAATACTTGGTCGATCTTTACAAGGTATACGACGTGAGAGCATTGAACTATGTACAAAAGTGTGCCATCCGACTGGGAAGGGGCAAAACGATAAGGGATTATCACGAAAACATATTCTAGAAAACTGTCATGCCTCTTTGCGTCGGTTACAGACCGATTATATTGATGTCTATTATGCACACAGATTTGACCCAACGACTCCTCTTGAAGAAACGATGTTAGCTTTCGCAGACCTTGTAAGACAAGGAAAGGTGCTATACATCGGCGTAAGTGAATGGACAGCAGAACAAATCACTCGTGGTGCAGCACTTGCACGACAATTAAATATTCCGTTCATCGCTAGCCAACCCCAGTATTCTATGCTGTGGAGAGTTATCGAAACGGATGTGATCCCAACCTGTCAACGGGAGGGACTTGGGCAAGTAGTATGGTCGCCTCTAGCACAAGGAGTACTTACCGGGAAATATCTACCACAAAAACCAGTGCCAACTCAATCCCGTGCCAATTCTGCTGCAGGCAAACCATTTTTTGATAAACTCGCACAACGTTGGATGGATGACAATGTGCTCTCTGCTATACAGAAGCTCAAACCCATTGCACAAGAGATTGATCTTTCGCTTGCTCAACTTTCATTGGCGTGGGTACTACAAAACCAACAAGTCTCTTCCGCTATTATAGGTGCTTCAAGCCCAGAACAGGTAAGAGAGAATGCATTAGCTTCTGGTGTCAAACTGGAACCTGCAATAATGAATCAGATTGACGAAGTATTAGAAGGTCTCATAGAATACGATCCGAGTAAAACAGGTTAAGCTTTGCAAGTGACTTATCTAGAAATATATATAACAGCTATTTTTCCCCATCCTATTTAGGGTGGGTTTTATTTTTGGTGGTTAAGTTGAGAAAAGGAATACACCTCTCTAACGACTGTTAAGAAATGAGCTATTGCTGGAGATATTTCATTTTGTCTCCATCCTACATATAAATTTACTGTTGGTGTAGTCTCTTTGATTTTTTTATAGATAACGCCAGGACGTTGATAACTTTCCACCGACGACGGTACAACAGAAATGCCCATTCCTGTAGCTACTAAATTAACAATCGTTTGCATTTGAACAGCTTCTTGAACAACATTCAAACTTACTCCATGATCCCAAAAATAACTAATAATTAAATCATAAAAATTGGGTCCTAAATGACGCGGAAACATAATAAATGGTTCATCCTTTATTAATTGAAGTGAAATTTCGGGTAATGTGGCCAAAGGATGATCTTGATGTAAAACCAATCTTAAGGATTCTTCAGAACAAACTTCAGAAGCTAATATCTCGTTATTTCGCTCAGAACGAATAAATCCAATATGAATTTGTTTCTCATAAAGTGCTTTCAATTGTTGCTCCGTTGTCATTTCACGTAATGTAAGGTGGATTTTAGGAAAGCGTTCTCGAAATTTATTATGAACTTCTATAACAATTTCTGTAGAATCGACAAAACCGATTATTAAGCTCCCTATTTTCCCTTCAGCTGCAAGTTGTGTTTCTTTTATCGCTTTATCTAATTGAAAAAGTGTTTGTTTAGCTCCTTGTAAAAAAATTTCCCCAGCGTTTGTTAGTTCAACCATTCTTTTTGTTCGATGAAAAAGTTGAACACCCAATTCTTCTTCTAATTTACGGATTTCTTGGCTTAGGGGAGGTTGTGCCATTCTAAGACGCTCTGCTGCTCGACTAAAATTCAAT encodes:
- a CDS encoding nicotianamine synthase family protein yields the protein MKDIDDFFEKLLYFDKKFKLFIHQHNDHLLVDYSELCGIIDNYSSFIINRDNEKLWDNLEQTSEIVSLVENLINNASVCVQIMEKYRAQLVTCEKEEITDYFRNIEDCIEKEFGGFQITSQSKVLLVGSGPFPITLLRIAERTGADVFGIDIDNEAIQLGKHVVNNLGSHLSIEIEKKTVGELAVINQISHIIFSSTVSCKYDILDQLYDVTNKDVLIAMRYGNGLKSLFNYPMQRVDETKWHIIEEVMHPQRVFDVILYQKVL
- a CDS encoding opine metallophore biosynthesis dehydrogenase, encoding MAYFNNVLLLGTGPTVIQLAVNFKKILNSKVAIAGRESLRSNLFFEAIIQHHLALKVSIQNTQHQPVAGECTIDTFFKGYDTICGNWDTVILSVTTDAYLSVLAQIDTKVLKEARCFILVSPTFGSSHLITNFLKNIAPQAEVISFSTYYGDTRWIGGIPSNEVFTTGVKKKVYIGSTYSKSDRLEILTELFHHLGISLKKVASPLEAETRNISLYVHPPLFMNDFSLQAIFNEKTMTKYVYKLYPEGPITYTMIHQLLNYWKEMMAIVSQFDIQSLNLLKFMVDDNYPLLPASIARQDIENFNKLESIHQEYLLYIRYASLLIDPFSKPNQEGRYFDFSAVPIRKIFKNHDGEWDIPRMPKEDYYRVKIIQGIAKALKSKSPTLDHFVQTYEDKLLQVVTVSENQRFSEAFQVKSFSQEIEMICKELRGQKIEK
- a CDS encoding helix-turn-helix transcriptional regulator gives rise to the protein MNIDVNQLAEHLAHTPFQVEGIYRYARNTGVPHADHTDSFPGFVFPLTGKIEFQFNGTPYIFSPGKVVHGGAKMKLNQKNFGDKNWEYILVLYRIWNTELAETSFSHQHFELPIGQSPRLIELIMRLWHVYNQRGGISKFQTEMLFRDVLNEALLCVVNRQNSCESHTLFEQVTTYIHENYYQSLSINSLAEQYNVNRNRLSYIFRKHAGMGPAEYLLNYRINRAQKILFTSNVPVQQIAETVGIADPFYFSRVFKKQVGISPTEYREKFINNPC
- a CDS encoding ABC transporter substrate-binding protein; this encodes MQKIKGLLFSMLVLAVILGGCNKSPAENKALTTEDTSSSAVIIEATDWPRTIKDALGKEFVIEKKPEKVASLWYFYPEILVALGEPPAASTDKDYLSSLSYLKGKLDSTEELGDKLSPSIEKTLSIGPDYILATEHHEKLYESLEKIAPVITLKSQDIYEDWQYGLRTVAQIIGKDDEAEKVIDKMMKDISTGREALKSIQGESVALILSWDGKTFNVLGEENPVYTLTFDKERGLGLTPDDTFKGNNNQFAAFEGISTIQADHIFLIGDITKKETLMSELNQSNVWNNMNAVKKGNIHLMDTSAITGGPLAIEYALQNITEALQKNE
- a CDS encoding cupin domain-containing protein, coding for MQDQVININEEQSELKELWSPKVIGEIHDFQFKVVKIAGDFIWHEHQGADKVFIVLEGEMFIAFRDGQVKISKGEMFIVPGGAEHMPFAEKECHIMLVEPKVAVNTIDIEAK
- a CDS encoding aldo/keto reductase family protein, producing the protein MEFSKLGNSGLSVSKIAYGNWINHGGKVDEDTANACVHAALDVGITTFDTADVYSDTKAEEILGRSLQGIRRESIELCTKVCHPTGKGQNDKGLSRKHILENCHASLRRLQTDYIDVYYAHRFDPTTPLEETMLAFADLVRQGKVLYIGVSEWTAEQITRGAALARQLNIPFIASQPQYSMLWRVIETDVIPTCQREGLGQVVWSPLAQGVLTGKYLPQKPVPTQSRANSAAGKPFFDKLAQRWMDDNVLSAIQKLKPIAQEIDLSLAQLSLAWVLQNQQVSSAIIGASSPEQVRENALASGVKLEPAIMNQIDEVLEGLIEYDPSKTG
- a CDS encoding LysR substrate-binding domain-containing protein; this encodes MDIRKMRYFIMVAEELNFSRAAERLRMAQPPLSQEIRKLEEELGVQLFHRTKRMVELTNAGEIFLQGAKQTLFQLDKAIKETQLAAEGKIGSLIIGFVDSTEIVIEVHNKFRERFPKIHLTLREMTTEQQLKALYEKQIHIGFIRSERNNEILASEVCSEESLRLVLHQDHPLATLPEISLQLIKDEPFIMFPRHLGPNFYDLIISYFWDHGVSLNVVQEAVQMQTIVNLVATGMGISVVPSSVESYQRPGVIYKKIKETTPTVNLYVGWRQNEISPAIAHFLTVVREVYSFSQLNHQK